A genomic segment from Nicotiana tabacum cultivar K326 chromosome 7, ASM71507v2, whole genome shotgun sequence encodes:
- the LOC107813610 gene encoding large ribosomal subunit protein uL10z-like codes for MAVKQTKTQKKVAYDQKLCKYLDLYNQILIVNADNVGSTQLQNIRKGLRGESVVLMGKNTMMKRSVRIHAEKTGNEGFLNLIPLLVGNVGLIFTKGDLKEIKEEVAKCKVGAPARVGLVAPVDVIVPTGNTGLDPSQTSFFQVLNIPTKINKGTVEIMTPVELIKKGDKVGSSEAALLAKLGIRPFSYGLVMVSVYDNGSVFSPEVLELTEDDLMEKFATGVSMVTTLSLAVSYPTLAAAPYMFVKGYENVLAVAVETDYSYPQADQVKEYLKDPSKFTVAIAAAAESAASQGDGPVVETKQDKKEDEAEESEDDAIFGLFDE; via the exons ATGGCCGTGAAACAAACAAAGACGCAGAAGAAAGTTGCTTACGACCAAAAACTGTGCAAATATCTTGATTTGTACAACCAGATTTTGATCGTTAACGCTGATAATGTTGGGTCGACACAGTTGCAGAATATTCGTAAAGGTTTACGAGGAGAATCTGTTGTTCTTATGGGGAAAAATACTATGATGAAAAGATCTGTAAGGATTCATGCAGAAAAAACTGGCAATGAGGGTTTTCTTAATCTCATCCCTCTCCTTGTT GGCAACGTTGGTTTGATCTTTACAAAGGGTGATCTGAAGGAAATAAAGGAAGAAGTCGCAAAGTGCAAG GTTGGAGCTCCAGCACGTGTTGGCTTAGTTGCTCCAGTTGATGTCATTGTCCCGACTGGCAATACTGGACTTGATCCTTCTCAAACTTCCTTCTTCCAG GTTCTAAACATTCCCACCAAGATCAACAAGGGAACAGTTGAAATTATGACACCAGTGGAGCTAATCAAGAAAGGTGACAAAGTTGGATCATCAGAAGCAGCTTTACTAGCTAAGCTTGGAATAAGGCCATTCTCTTATGGTCTTGTTATGGTTTCTGTCTATGACAATGGATCAGTGTTTAGCCCAGAAGTTCTTGAATTGACTGAAGATGATCTTATGGAGAAGTTTGCTACTGGAGTTTCAATGGTTACTACTTTGTCTTTGGCTGTTTCTTACCCTACACTTGCAGCTGCTCCTTACATGTTTGTCAAAGGTTACGAGAATGTTTTGGCTGTTGCTGTTGAAACTGACTATTCTTATCCACAAGCTGATCAAGTGAAAGAGTATCTCAAG GATCCTAGTAAGTTTACAGTTGCAATTGCAGCAGCTGCTGAATCTGCTGCTTCTCAAGGTGATGGTCCTGTTGTTGAGACTAAACAGGATAAGAAGGAAGATGAAGCTGAAGAATCTGAGGATGATGCTATTTTCGGTCTTTTCGACGAGTAG
- the LOC107813613 gene encoding chalcone synthase A — translation MVTVEEFRRAQRAEGPATVMAIGTATPSNCVDQSTYPDYYFRITNSEHKTELKEKFKRMCEKSMIKKRYMHLTEEILKENPNICAYMAPSLDARQDIVVVEVPKLGKEAAQKAIKEWGQPKSKISHLVFCTTSGVDMPGCDYQLTKLLGLRPSVKRFMMYQQGCFAGGTVLRMAKDLAENNKGARVLVVCSEITAVTFRGPNDTHLDSLVGQALFGDGAAAVIVGSDPIPDVERPLFELVSAAQTLLPDSEGAIDGHLREVGLTFHLLKDVPGLISKNIEKSLVEAFQPLGISDWNSLFWIAHPGGPAILDQVELKLGLKQEKLKATRNVLSNYGNMSSACVLFILDEMRKASAKEGLGTTGEGLEWGVLFGFGPGLTVETVVLHSVAT, via the exons ATGGTGACGGTCGAGGAGTTTCGTAGGGCACAACGTGCCGAGGGTCCGGCCACGGTCATGGCCATCGGAACAGCCACACCTTCCAACTGTGTTGATCAAAGCACTTACCCCGATTACTATTTTCGTATCACTAATAGCGAGCATAAGACTGAGCTTAAGGAGAAATTTAAGCGCATGT GTGAAAAATCAATGATTAAGAAAAGGTACATGCACTTAACAGAGGAAATCTTGAAAGAGAATCCTAATATTTGTGCATACATGGCACCTTCCCTTGATGCTAGACAAGACATAGTGGTGGTTGAAGTGCCAAAACTTGGCAAAGAGGCAGCCCAAAAGGCCATCAAAGAATGGGGCcagcccaagtccaaaattagtCATTTGGTCTTTTGTACAACTAGTGGTGTAGACATGCCCGGGTGTGACTACCAACTCACTAAGCTACTCGGGCTCCGTCCTTCGGTCAAGCGGTTCATGATGTACCAACAAGGTTGCTTTGCCGGTGGGACGGTACTCCGGATGGCTAAGGACTTGGCCGAAAACAACAAGGGCGCTCGAGTCCTTGTTGTTTGCTCAGAGATCACCGCTGTCACGTTCCGTGGGCCCAATGACACCCACTTGGATAGTTTGGTTGGGCAAGCCCTTTTTGGTGATGGGGCAGCCGCGGTCATTGTAGGTTCTGATCCAATTCCAGATGTCGAGAGGCCTTTGTTCGAGCTTGTTTCCGCAGCCCAAACCCTACTCCCCGATAGCGAAGGCGCTATCGACGGTCATCTCCGTGAAGTTGGGCTTACATTCCACTTACTCAAAGATGTTCCTGGGCTTATCTCGAAAAACATTGAGAAAAGCCTTGTGGAAGCATTCCAACCTTTGGGAATTTCTGATTGGAACTCTTTATTTTGGATTGCTCACCCTGGTGGGCCTGCCATTTTGGACCAAGTTGAACTAAAATTGGGCCTAAAGCAAGAGAAACTTAAGGCTACAAGAAATGTATTAAGTAACTATGGCAATATGTCAAGTGCTTGTGTGTTGTTTATTTTGGATGAAATGAGGAAAGCCTCTGCAAAAGAAGGTTTAGGAACTACTGGTGAAGGGCTTGAATGGGGTGTGCTTTTTGGATTTGGGCCTGGGCTTACAGTTGAGACTGTTGTCCTTCACAGTGTTGCTACTTAG